The genomic window CGGCATTGCCGGCCTTCAGGCACAAAGCGCCGGCATCGGCCGTCACATTCGGACGGCTTTCATAGATCACGCCGATGACGCCGAGCGGCGTGCGCACCCGCTCGATTTTCAGCCCGTTGGGCCGCTCCCAGGCGGCGATGACGTCGCCGACCGGATCGCCGAGACCGGCGATCGCGCGGATGCCGTCGGCCATCGCCCTGATCCGGTCCTCGTTCAGTTCCAGCCGGTCGATGAACGAGCCGGTCACGCCGTTTTCCTTCGCGCGGGCGACATCCTCGGCATTGGCGGCGAGAATCCCGGCGCTGTTTTCCTCGATTGCATCCGCCATGGCGGCAAGCGCCGCGTTCTTGGTTGCCGTCGGGGCAATAGCGAGGCTGCCAGCAGCCTTGCGGGCGCGGCGGCCGAGATCGTCCATCACGGTTTTGACATCCTGATCAGGCATGGGCCGATCCTTCCCGTTTTGTAGCCGACATCACGAGGTCGTCGCGATGCACCATCGCGGCGCGGGCGGGATAGCCCAGGATCGCCTCGATGCCGGCGCTCTTCTGTCCTGCGATCATCCGGGCCTCGTCGCTGTCATAGCCGGAGAGCCCGCGGGCGATCTCGCCGCCCGTGGCATTGACGATGGCGACAGTGTCGCCGCGCGAGAAATGCCCGTCAACCGCGGTGACGCCGGCGGCAAGCAGGCTGTTGCCGCGCTTCAGCGCCGCGACCGCGCCGTCATCGATATGGATCGTGCCTGCGGGCAGAAGCTGGCCGGCGATCCAGGTCTTGCGGGCGCTGACGGGCGCGCGCGAGGCATGGAACATCGAGTGGCGCGCGCCCTCGGCGATCGCCTTCAGCGGGTGGTCGATCTTGCCCGACGCGATGATCATGGCGCAGCCGGAGGCGGTCGCGATCTTGCCCGCCTCGATCTTGGTGCGCATACCCCCGCGCGACAGTTCGGATGCGGCGCCCCCGGCCATCGCCTCGAGCTCCCGGGTGATGACCTCGACTTCCGGAAGGAAGCGGGCATCGGGATCAAGATGCGGCGGCGCGGTGTAGAGCCCGTCGATATCAGACAGCAGCACCAGCAGGTCGGCGCCGATCATGGTCGCCACGCGAGCCGCCAGCCGGTCATTGTCGCCGTAGCGGATCTCGGAGGTGGCGATCGTGTCGTTCTCGTTGATGATCGGCACGGCGCCGAGTTTCAGCAATTGCCGGAGCGTTGCGCGGGCGTTGAGATATTGCCGGCGCTCCTCGGTATTCTGAAGCGTCAGCAGGATCTGCCCGGCGATGATGTCATGCGCCTTCAGGCTCGCGGTCCAGGCGCCGGCAAGGCCGATCTGGCCGACGGCGGCGGCGGCCTGCGCCTCCTCCAGCTTGAGCGCGCCGGAAGGCGTGCCGAGCACGGTGCGTCCGAGCGCGACCGCGCCGGAGGAGACCACCAGAACCTCGACGCCGGCGGCCCGGAGCCCCGCGATATCGGCGGAGAGATTTTCGAGCCAGCCGCGCTTCAGGCCTGTCCGGCCATCCACCAGCAGCGCCGAGCCGATCTTGATGACGATGCGGCGATAATGGGCAAGCGAACGCCCGCTCATCCTACGGCTCCCACCTGTCGTGGCGGCCCTTGTCCTCGACGGGATCGGGCGCGGTGATGCCGAGGCGGGCCTCCTCGGCGCGGATGATGGCGGCAAGCTCGCGCTGAACCTCGGTCATGCCGGTCTGGGCAACGGCGGAAATCGCGTGGACGGGCCCGCCGCTGGCCTTTTCAAGCGCCGCCTTCTTTTCCTTCAGGGTCTCGGGGTCGAGGATGTCGACCTGCGACAGCGCCACGATTTCCTGCTTCTCGCCGAGTGCCGCGTCATAGGCCGCAAGTTCCTTGCGCACGGTGGTGTAGGCGCCGGCGACGTCTTCCTCGAGGCTCGAGACCAGATGCAGCAGCACGCGGGTGCGCTCGACATGGCCGAGGAACCGGTCACCAATGCCAATGCCCTCATGCGCGCCCTCGATCAGGCCGGGAATGTCGGCAAGGATGAACTCGCGCCCGTCAATGCTGGCAACGCCGAGATTGGGGTGGAGCGTGGTGAAGGGATAATTGGCGATCTTCGGTCGCGCCCGGGTAACGGTCGCCAGAAAGGTCGACTTGCCGGCATTGGGCAGGCCGACGAGCCCGGCATCGGCAATCAGCTTCAACCGCAGCCAGATCGACTTTTCCTCGCCCTCCAGGCCGGGATTGGCCCAGCGCGGGGCCTGGTTGGTGGCGGATTTGAAATGGGCATTGCCGAAACCGCCATTGCCGCCGGCGGCCAGCCGGTAGCGCTCGCCTTCCTGGGTCAGGTCGCAGATCAGCGTCTCTTTGTCATCCTCGAACACCTGGGTCCCGACCGGAACTTTGAGGGTGACGCTTTCGCCCTTGGCGCCGGTGCGGTTGCGGCCCATGCCGTGGCCGCCGGTGGCGCCCTTGAAATGCTGCTGGAAGCGGAAATCGATCAGCGTGTTGAGGCCGTTGACGGCCTCGATCCAGACATCGCCGCCGCGCCCGCCGTCACCGCCGTCCGGACCGCCGAACTCGATGAATTTTTCGCGGTGAAACGACACCGAGCCGGCACCACCGTCACCGGAGCGGATAATGACCTTTGCCTCGTCGAGAAATTTCATCTGTTCGTCACTTCAAGCTTTTGCGCATTTTGGGAAACTGCCGCATCGATATAGGCCGCGCGGGCGAAGGTCAAAGATTATCGTGAAAAAGCCTGTTGCTGTTCGTGTCGAGGCCGAAGTTGCAGCGCCGTCAATCCACCGGATGAAAGCTTATGAACGGCGGATGGCAGTAGCGGTGTTCGAACCGGCGGTCACGCTCAAGTCTTTCGTAGACGAGCTCCAGGCCGATGGAAGCGATGCTGGCCCCCAAAGGGTGCCGTTCGTCATTCCATCTGCCGTCGAAGCTCTGGTCATAGATCAGGGGCATCATGACCCTGCCATCCATGGTGGCTCGGCCGCCCGGATAAAGCATGACCACGAGGTCAGGATCCGAGGCGTGGCGCTCGAAGTGAGCCATGTAGCTTGTTCTGGCCACAAGGTCCGCTTCAGCGTTCCAGATGGCGTTCTCGAAGAAAAACCTTCGGTATAACGGTATGATCGAAGCATACCCTATCATGTAGCCGTTGGGTAACACGATGCATGTCGAGCGCAACAAGTAGCTGCCCAAGCATATAACAAATGCGACTATCGCAAGCGTATACATGATCAACTTGGCCGAGGATTTCATCAGCACTTTGAACAGGCCTGAAGTGCCAGTTTTATTCTTCGGTGAATCTGCTCTTTTCCACGTCAAGGTAGACCTTCGCGCTGAAGGTTGCGCTCCATGTGTCGACTATATCATAGGCTGTACCGAAGGGAAGCTCAGGTGATGCGTTGGCAAGGTCTTCGCTGCGTGAAAACTGCTGAAATGCCCATATGACCGAAACCACATCTATAATCCGCAATGATCATTCTGCGTGCGCCAGATATAATGCATGGATGGGTGCTCGTCCGCTTTTTCCTCAAGCCGGATCGGCGTTCCGTAGCGAAGGTACTGCTCGAAGGCTTGCCGGTAGGCGCGGTGGTTTCGGAGTGCCGGTCTTGCATATCGCATGGCCATGCCGGTGTCCTTTCAGGTTGAACAACGGCAATGAGGATAAGACGAGCGCGGTGTGGGGAGGAAAATGGTGTGGTGATGGCCGGGCCGTATGAACGGCCCGGCCTCGATCAGAACCGGTACGGCCTGAACAGCGCCGGCGTCAGCGCCGTCGTGACTTCCTGTGCCATTCGGCCCCGGCTGACCGACCAGGTTTCGCGCAGGCCCGTGACCTGAAAGCCCAGCCGTTGCAGCACCTTCAGCGAGGCCGGGTTGTCGGTGAACGCGCCGGAATGGAGCGTTGCGCCGCCGGAGCGGTCGAAAAACCGCTCCGCCAGACCCGACACCGCCTCGCTCATGAAGCCGCGGTTCCAGTAGTAGCGGCTCAACCAGTAGCCGAGATGATGACCGCCCTGGCGCCGCTCGATCGAGACCAGCCCGATCGGAACGCCGTCGGCGGGCTGGGTGATCGCCGCCGGCCAGCGGTCTTCGCCGCCTGCATGGGCGAGCCACTCCTGCGCGTCTTCCAGTGTATAGGGGAAGGGCACGCGGGTAAGCATCCGGGCAATGCCGGGGTCGGCAAGCAGGGCCGAGACCTGTTCGGCATCGGCCGGGCCAACCGGCCGCAGTCTCAGCCGCGGGGTTTCAACGACGGGGCAGGGGCCGAGCGCCTCGGCCACCGCGCTCATCGCTGGCCTCCCCAGCTCTTCAGCGACATCCAGTTGCGCCGGTCGAGACGATACCATTCGACCGAAACCGTGCCGCCGATCGCAAGCGACTGCACCATGCCGGGCCCCTGAAACTGGAAGCCGCATTTGTGCAGCACCCGCCGCGAACGCTCGTTGACGACCCGGCAGCGGGCGTCGATATGGTCGACCTCGCCCCGGGTGCGGAAGATCATGTCGATCAGAACCTGAACGGCTTCGGTGGTATAGCCCTTGCCCCAGTAGGGTTCGCCCATCCAGTAGCCGATTTCCACCAGCCGCTCGTCATCCGGCGTGTTCTCGATGCCGCAGCAACCGAGGAATTCGCCGTTGTCCGCTTTGGTGATGGCATAGACGCAATTGCCGATCGCGCCGTCTTTTGTTCGCTCCACGAAAATGGCGGCATCTGTTGCAGTGTAGGGATGCGGCATGCGCGACACCATGGTCGCGATTTTTTCGTTGTTGGCGAGATGGGCAATGGCGTCGATGTCATCTTCGTGCGGGGCTCTCAAAACGAGCCTTTGCGAGAGAAGAACGGGGCAATCCCGCCTTTGGCTATCCGGCCTCAGCCGTTCTCTGGAAAGCCGGGATTGGCTCTCCCTTTGCAGATCCCTTTGCATGTCTCAGGTCCTTTCCTGGGTTGAAAACGAAAGAAGGGAAGATGGTGGCGTCCCATCTTCCCTTCCTTTTTCAAAACCCAGGTTCGGTGACCTGAAATTTATGGCCGGGTCGATGTGACGCCGGCTGATTTTTGAGCGGTACCGGCTTTATTCCGCTGCTTCTGCGTGTTTCGGGGCCACGGACACATACATGCGGCCATTGGCGCGCGCGCGGTATGTCACATTGCCTTCGATTTTCGCAAAAATGGTGTGGTCCTTGCCCATGCCGACATTGTCGCCGGGATGCCACTTGGTGCCGCGCTGGCGAATGATGATGTTGCCCGGAATGACGTTCTCGCCACCGAACTTCTTCACGCCAAGGCGCTTGGATTCAGAATCGCGACCGTTGCGCGAGGAACCGCCAGCTTTTTTGTGTGCCATTGGAGTTCTCCTTTAAACCTTCGAAATCTGCTCTGTCGATCAACCGGCGACGATGTCGGTGATCTTGACGACCGTGTGATGCTGGCGATGGCCGCGCGTACGCTTGGAGTTCTGGCGACGACGCTTCTTGAAGGCGATGACCTTCCTGCCGCGGGTCTGCTCGACCACTTCCGCCTTGACCATGGCGCCCTTGACGAAGGGTGCGCCGATCGTGGCGTCAGCGCCTTCGCCGACCATCAGCACTTCAGCAAATTCAATCTTCGCGCCGGCATCGCCATCGAGCTTTTCGATGGTGATCACATCCTCGGCGTTGACGCGGTACTGTTTACCGCCGGTCTTGATGACTGCGAACATATTTTGACCTTTCATGTTCTCGCCCGGTTCTGCCCGCTCGAAAAGCGCGCGACCGTCTTTTTGTCAGTCTGGTTAAAGCATGGATTTCAAAGAGAAAATCTTTTCAAAACCCGGTCTGCCAGTGAAGCGCGGGACACGCCCGCGCAAATGCGTGCGTCAAGAGGACACACGCGTCCGGGAGCGTGCATACGCGAGGGCGGTGCGGAAGTCAATAAACCAGGGCGCAAACAAGGTGTTTTCGCCGCTGCAATTTCGCATTCGTCCGCGTTCTGTTTGAGACCGACGTTCTGTTTGAGACCGACGTTCTGTTTGGGGCCGGTGTTCTGTTTTGGGGCCAGCGTTCTGTTTGGGAATTGTACCCGCGCGCGATTACTTCGGGCCGTCGACCCCGGGTGCGGCGCTTTCCATGTCACGGCTGGCCGTCCGCGGGGCGGTCGGTCGGCCAAAAAACCGTTATCTTTACTCTTGCAAGACCCGGCTTTGCCCGCTAATAGACACCGCGCGTTCCAACGCAGACCACGGCACTTTATGGAGAGGTGGCAGAGTGGTCGAATGCACCGCACTCGAAATGCGGCATACGGGCAACCGTATCGAGGGTTCGAATCCCTCCCTCTCCGCCAGATTTTTCTTTTTAAACAATAACTTAATTGAGCGTCGGCGATCAGCATAACTCGCGCAACTGTTCGCGGCGCGTCGGCAAATGATCGAGGGCCACGCTACCGGCACTTCCTCTTACGGATCATCATCTGCGAACGACATCAGGATTTTGAATTGCTTGAGCCGTTTCACGGTTTTGGGAATCCCCGCCTGCCATTCTTGGACAGACACTTAGTTGAGGCTGATGAGGGCAAATCTAAGCTCTCTGGTCTCGCCCTTCTATATGCGCGTTGCCATCTGCGGATTTATTGCGCCAACATATTGCCATCCGCATGGTTGGACCCGGCCGACATGCAAAGACTAGTCGCGCCGGGATAATCCTTGGCTCCCCACCACCGGCATCCTACGCGTGATCCCAGGTAAACAACCCGGAGATCACGATGGCGACGATACGCAAGCTCAGAGGGCGCTGGCAGGCACAGGTGCGCCGTCGTGGATTGAAGCCGCGCTGCAAATCCTTCGACAGCAAGACAGACGCCGAGAAGTGGGCGCGCGATCTGGAAGCTCAGGTCGACAAGTTCGGTGCCGCGCCCGATACGCGTCTTCTTGAGGTGACAACACTCGGCAATCTGCTTGAACGCTATCAGAATGAAGTGTCTCCGACCAAGCGCGGTCCTTCTGCTGTCTCCAGGCCGGAGCCGGGTCTCCTCCTTCTTCGAATAGATTGATCTACGACGAGTGGCGCTCCGACGGCTTCGGCGGTGTGCGAAGTCCTAGAGATTTTCAAGAGTGCTGATGGGGATGCCTCCAGTCCCGGCAAGAGACGCAGCTTCAATCCTCCCATATCAAGAAATCGACACAGGCGCTCGCTGGCTCGTTCCTTGGGGGCGCTGAAGCGAAGCTCAAAGGTAGCCTCGGAACCAGCCAACAAGCAACCTGGAGCAGGCCGCATCTCTCAAATCGGGAATCTGCTCACAATCGTCTGCATCTCAGTCTTCAGACCGCTATAGGGCAATCTGTAAGAAATTACGCACCTTGACCCCAACCAAACTGGCGGAGGTTTCCGCCGGAAGGAGAAGTTGTGTCTAGCGACAAGAAAAAGCTCGCAAAGCGCTTGATTGATATCATCCGGATGCGAACGGTGCTGCATCCAAAGGACTGGAAGAACGAGAGCCGGCTTATGATG from Martelella sp. NC20 includes these protein-coding regions:
- the proB gene encoding glutamate 5-kinase, which gives rise to MSGRSLAHYRRIVIKIGSALLVDGRTGLKRGWLENLSADIAGLRAAGVEVLVVSSGAVALGRTVLGTPSGALKLEEAQAAAAVGQIGLAGAWTASLKAHDIIAGQILLTLQNTEERRQYLNARATLRQLLKLGAVPIINENDTIATSEIRYGDNDRLAARVATMIGADLLVLLSDIDGLYTAPPHLDPDARFLPEVEVITRELEAMAGGAASELSRGGMRTKIEAGKIATASGCAMIIASGKIDHPLKAIAEGARHSMFHASRAPVSARKTWIAGQLLPAGTIHIDDGAVAALKRGNSLLAAGVTAVDGHFSRGDTVAIVNATGGEIARGLSGYDSDEARMIAGQKSAGIEAILGYPARAAMVHRDDLVMSATKREGSAHA
- the obgE gene encoding GTPase ObgE, with the translated sequence MKFLDEAKVIIRSGDGGAGSVSFHREKFIEFGGPDGGDGGRGGDVWIEAVNGLNTLIDFRFQQHFKGATGGHGMGRNRTGAKGESVTLKVPVGTQVFEDDKETLICDLTQEGERYRLAAGGNGGFGNAHFKSATNQAPRWANPGLEGEEKSIWLRLKLIADAGLVGLPNAGKSTFLATVTRARPKIANYPFTTLHPNLGVASIDGREFILADIPGLIEGAHEGIGIGDRFLGHVERTRVLLHLVSSLEEDVAGAYTTVRKELAAYDAALGEKQEIVALSQVDILDPETLKEKKAALEKASGGPVHAISAVAQTGMTEVQRELAAIIRAEEARLGITAPDPVEDKGRHDRWEP
- a CDS encoding GNAT family N-acetyltransferase, which codes for MSAVAEALGPCPVVETPRLRLRPVGPADAEQVSALLADPGIARMLTRVPFPYTLEDAQEWLAHAGGEDRWPAAITQPADGVPIGLVSIERRQGGHHLGYWLSRYYWNRGFMSEAVSGLAERFFDRSGGATLHSGAFTDNPASLKVLQRLGFQVTGLRETWSVSRGRMAQEVTTALTPALFRPYRF
- a CDS encoding GNAT family N-acetyltransferase yields the protein MQRDLQRESQSRLSRERLRPDSQRRDCPVLLSQRLVLRAPHEDDIDAIAHLANNEKIATMVSRMPHPYTATDAAIFVERTKDGAIGNCVYAITKADNGEFLGCCGIENTPDDERLVEIGYWMGEPYWGKGYTTEAVQVLIDMIFRTRGEVDHIDARCRVVNERSRRVLHKCGFQFQGPGMVQSLAIGGTVSVEWYRLDRRNWMSLKSWGGQR
- the rpmA gene encoding 50S ribosomal protein L27, giving the protein MAHKKAGGSSRNGRDSESKRLGVKKFGGENVIPGNIIIRQRGTKWHPGDNVGMGKDHTIFAKIEGNVTYRARANGRMYVSVAPKHAEAAE
- the rplU gene encoding 50S ribosomal protein L21 — translated: MFAVIKTGGKQYRVNAEDVITIEKLDGDAGAKIEFAEVLMVGEGADATIGAPFVKGAMVKAEVVEQTRGRKVIAFKKRRRQNSKRTRGHRQHHTVVKITDIVAG